The following coding sequences are from one Panicum hallii strain FIL2 chromosome 5, PHallii_v3.1, whole genome shotgun sequence window:
- the LOC112894409 gene encoding inorganic phosphate transporter 1-11-like: protein MAGAEAGGGNLAVLDALDSARTQMYHMKAIVIAGMGFFTDAYDLFCISTVSKLLGRLYYPYENMDYAKLEDSKPGTLPMSINNMVIGVALVGTLMGQLVFGYFGDKLGRKRVYGITLVLMAACAIASGLSFGSSARAVIGTLCFFRFWLGFGIGGDYPLSATIMSEYSNKKTRGAFIAAVFAMQGVGIIFAGLVSMIVSGLLLHYNHAPSFWEAITNDPNHDPVASAQKPAADYMWRIVLMIGALPALATFYWRMKMPETARYTALIEGNAKQAASDMEKVMDVEIQAEQDKLARYKAANDYPLLSAEFARRHGMHLIGTATTWFLLDIAFYSQNLTQKDIFPAMKLTSAAKDVNALTEVFQISKAMFLVALLGTFPGYWVTVALIDKMGRYLIQLLGFFMMSGFMLIMGVMYENLKEHNHAIFALLYALTFFFANFGPNSTTFVLPAELFPTRVRSTCHAISAASGKAGAIVAAYGVQNLTLKGDVKYIRKALIILSITNMLGFFFTFLVPETMGRSLEEISGEDGNNAGTGPAAPAGGPGMGAADVSRDDKMPVSSTEWQSSMHA from the exons atGGCGGGCGCGGAGGCGGGCGGGGGGAACCTGGCGGTGCTGGACGCGCTGGACTCGGCGCGCACCCAGATGTACCACATGAAGGCCATCGTCATCGCCGGCATGGGCTTCTTCACCGACGCCTACGACCTCTTCTGCATCTCCACCGTCTCCAAGCTGCTGGGCCGCCTCTACTACCCGTACGAGAACATGGACTACGCCAAACTCGAGGACAGCAAGCCCGGCACGCTGCCCATGAGCATCAACAACATGGTCATCGGCGTCGCGCTCGTCGGCACGCTCATGGGCCAGCTCGTCTTCGGCTACTTCGGCGACAAGCTCGGCCGGAAGCGCGTCTACGGCATCACGCTCGTCCTCATGGCCGCCTGCGCCATCGCCTCGGGCCTCTCCTTCGGCAGCTCCGCCCGCGCCGTCATCGGCACGCTCTGCTTCTTCCGCTTCTGGCTCGGCTTCGGCATCGGCGGGGACTACCCGCTGTCGGCGACCATCATGTCCGAGTACTCCAACAAGAAGACGCGCGGCGCCTTCATCGCCGCGGTGTTCGCCATGCAAGGGGTCGGCATCATCTTCGCGGGGCTCGTGTCCATGATCGTCTCGGGCCTCCTCCTGCACTACAACCACGCGCCGTCGTTTTGGGAGGCGATCACCAACGACCCGAACCACGACCCCGTCGCCTCGGCCCAGAAGCCGGCGGCCGACTACATGTGGCGCATCGTGCTGATGATCGGCGCGCTCCCGGCGCTGGCCACGTTCTACTGGCGGATGAAGATGCCCGAGACGGCGAGGTACACCGCGCTCATCGAGGGCAACGCCAAGCAGGCGGCCAGCGACATGGAGAAGGTGATGGACGTGGAGATCCAGGCGGAGCAGGACAAGCTCGCCAGGTACAAGGCGGCCAACGACTACCCGCTGCTGTCGGCGGAGTTCGCCCGGCGCCACGGCATGCACCTCATCGGCACGGCCACCACGTGGTTCCTCCTGGACATCGCCTTCTACAGCCAGAACCTGACCCAGAAGGACATCTTCCCGGCGATGAAGCTGACGAGCGCCGCCAAGGATGTCAACGCCCTGACCGAGGTATTCCAGATTTCCAAGGCCATGTTCCTCGTCGCGCTCCTCGGCACCTTCCCCGGCTACTGGGTCACCGTCGCCCTCATCGACAAGATGGGCAg GTACCTGATCCAACTCCTGGGTTTCTTCATGATGTCCGGGTTCATGCTGATCATGGGCGTCATGTACGAGAACCTCAAGGAGCACAACCACGCGATCTTCGCCCTCTTGTACGCGCTCACCTTCTTCTTCGCCAACTTCGGCCCCAACAGCACCACCTTCGTGCTCCCCGCCGAGCTGTTCCCGACGCGCGTGCGCTCCACCTGCCACGCCATCAGCGCCGCGTCGGGCAAGGCCGGCGCCATCGTCGCGGCCTACGGGGTGCAGAACCTCACGCTCAAGGGCGACGTCAAGTACATCAGGAAGGCGCTCATCATCCTCTCCATCACCAACATGCTCggcttcttcttcaccttcctCGTCCCGGAGACCATGGGCCGGTCGCTCGAGGAGATCTCCGGGGAGGACGGCAATAATGCCGGCACCGGACCCGCCGCTCCCGCCGGCGGCCCGGGGATGGGCGCTGCGGACGTGAGCCGGGACGACAAGATGCCTGTTTCCAGCACCGAGTGGCAGAGCTCCATGCATGCGTGA
- the LOC112894078 gene encoding pathogenesis-related genes transcriptional activator PTI6-like — MSRSRTVRIFWDDPDLTDSSGEEEGCGARRVGRMVRELPPMAVAAAPAAPTPEQCSAGDGDRGRRLGGGGGVPGACSGGARRRLAKGGPGATSTKFRGVRRRPWGKFAAEIRDPWRGVRVWLGTFDTAEEAARVYDTAAIQLRGPNATTNFAAAQSGTGAAQDADPDPATPGYESGAESSPAASSPTSVLRKVPSLSSLAEDYSKDDSDAAPCEPAAAERFSLAVLEEEALGEFVPFEDAPVYATSGFWDIRPDAGFLYAEPSSPEASWNTAAYPASSGEAPSWAASSPATQENDYFEDLRDLFPLHPLPAIF, encoded by the coding sequence ATGTCGCGGTCGCGCACGGTGCGGATCTTCTGGGACGACCCCGACCTGACGGACTCCTCCGGCGAGGAGGAAGGGTGCGGCGCCCGGAGGGTCGGCAGGATGGTCCGGGAGCTGCCGCCCATGGCGGTGGCCGCGGCACCCGCCGCCCCCACGCCGGAGCAGTGCAGCGCCGGGGACGGCGACCGCGGGAGgaggctcggcggcggcggcggcgtccctggcgcgtgcagcggcggcgcgcggcgtcgGCTGGCCAAGGGCGGCCCCGGCGCGACGAGCACCAAGTTCCGCGGCGTGCGGAGGCGGCCGTGGGGCAAgttcgctgcggagatccgcgacCCGTGGCGCGGCGTGCGCGTGTGGCTCGGCACCTTCGACACCGCCGAGGAGGCCGCGCGCGTCTACGACACCGCCGCCATCCAGCTCCGCGGGCCCAACGCCACCACCAACTTCGCGGCCGCCCAGTCCGGCACCGGGGCCGCCCAGGACGCGGACCCGGACCCGGCGACCCCCGGGTATGAGTCCGGCGCCGAGTCCTCCCCCGCGGCGTCGTCCCCGACGTCCGTGCTCCGCAAGGTCCCGTCCCTCTCCTCCCTCGCGGAGGACTACTCCAAGGACGACTCCGACGCCGCCCCGTGCGAGCCGGCCGCCGCCGAGCGCTTTAGTCTGGCCGTCCTCGAGGAGGAGGCGCTCGGCGAGTTCGTGCCCTTCGAGGACGCGCCGGTCTACGCCACCAGCGGCTTCTGGGACATCCGGCCCGACGCGGGGTTCCTCTACGCGGAGCCGTCGTCGCCGGAGGCGTCGTGGAACACCGCCGCCTACCCCGCCTCGTCCGGCGAGGCGCCCAGCTGGGCCgcgtcgtcgccggcgacgcAGGAGAACGACTACTTCGAGGACCTGCGCGACCTCTTCCCGCTCCACCCGCTTCCCGCGATTTTCTGA